The following proteins come from a genomic window of Blastococcus sp. HT6-30:
- a CDS encoding Nif3-like dinuclear metal center hexameric protein: MTVLLGEVLAALDARYDPALAEGWDAVGLVCGDPADEVRSVLFAVDPTAAVVDEVVATGAQLLVIHHPLFLTAVHGVPADDAKGRLVHRLIRAGAGLFVAHTNADRAPCGVNAALAAVLGLADPVPLEPAGDDPRAGLGRVGALPGPMTLREFAGHAAAVLPATAGGVRAAGDPDRVVRRVAVCGGSGGSLLPAAAAAGADVLLTSDLKHHPVSDALEVPGPALVDVAHYASEWPWLPVAADVLRRDLGDRVEVGVSTRRTDPWSCRADAAG, from the coding sequence GTGACCGTGCTGCTCGGCGAGGTCCTCGCCGCCCTCGACGCCCGCTACGACCCCGCACTCGCCGAGGGCTGGGACGCGGTCGGCCTGGTGTGCGGCGATCCCGCGGACGAGGTCCGGTCGGTGCTGTTCGCCGTCGACCCCACCGCCGCCGTCGTCGACGAGGTGGTCGCCACCGGCGCGCAGTTGCTGGTCATCCACCACCCGCTGTTCCTGACCGCGGTGCACGGCGTGCCGGCCGACGACGCCAAGGGCCGGCTGGTGCACCGGCTGATCCGGGCCGGCGCGGGGTTGTTCGTCGCGCACACCAACGCCGACCGGGCGCCCTGTGGGGTCAACGCCGCGCTGGCCGCCGTCCTGGGGCTCGCCGACCCCGTTCCGCTGGAGCCGGCCGGTGACGATCCGCGCGCCGGCCTCGGCCGCGTGGGCGCGCTGCCCGGACCGATGACCCTGCGGGAGTTCGCCGGGCACGCGGCGGCGGTGCTGCCGGCCACGGCCGGGGGCGTCCGGGCGGCGGGCGATCCCGACCGGGTCGTCCGCCGGGTGGCGGTGTGCGGCGGCAGCGGGGGGTCGCTGCTCCCGGCCGCCGCGGCCGCCGGGGCGGACGTGCTCCTCACCAGCGACCTGAAGCACCACCCGGTGTCCGACGCCCTGGAGGTGCCGGGTCCGGCGCTGGTCGACGTGGCGCACTACGCCTCGGAGTGGCCCTGGCTGCCGGTGGCCGCCGACGTGCTGCGCCGCGATCTCGGCGACCGGGTGGAGGTCGGGGTGTCCACCCGGCGGACCGATCCGTGGAGCTGCCGGGCCGACGCGGCCGGCTGA
- a CDS encoding sulfite exporter TauE/SafE family protein, translated as MSAVDLLIAAGVAFVAGVVNSIAGGGSLILFPTLVALGLGTVAANVTNSLAQWPGYLGGVAGFRREYAGQRRRLVRFSAVAVAGGLVGSVLLLTTPSEAFDVVVPVLVLMASLLLAVQPLVTRRLAGQAAGEPGRDPAWLYPALFLATAYGGYFGGALGVILVGVLGIGLHRLKLANALKSALAAVTATVTLVVFGVFGPVAWAVVAVAAPASLVGGFLGARIASRIPVAPLRVLIVTFGVAVSIYLFARV; from the coding sequence GTGTCCGCCGTCGACCTGCTCATCGCCGCCGGTGTCGCCTTCGTCGCTGGCGTCGTCAACTCCATCGCCGGCGGCGGTTCCCTGATCCTCTTCCCCACCCTGGTGGCGCTGGGGCTCGGCACGGTGGCGGCCAACGTCACCAACTCCCTGGCCCAGTGGCCCGGCTACCTCGGCGGCGTCGCCGGCTTCCGGCGCGAGTACGCCGGGCAGCGCCGCCGGCTGGTCCGCTTCTCGGCGGTCGCCGTCGCCGGCGGGCTGGTGGGCAGCGTCCTGCTGCTGACCACGCCCTCGGAGGCCTTCGACGTCGTGGTTCCCGTGCTGGTCCTGATGGCCAGCCTGCTGCTCGCCGTCCAGCCCCTGGTCACCCGACGCCTGGCCGGTCAGGCCGCCGGCGAGCCCGGCCGCGACCCCGCCTGGCTGTATCCGGCGCTGTTCCTCGCCACCGCTTACGGCGGCTACTTCGGCGGCGCGCTCGGCGTGATCCTCGTCGGCGTGCTGGGCATCGGGCTGCACCGGCTGAAGCTGGCCAACGCGCTGAAGTCCGCGCTCGCGGCGGTCACCGCCACGGTGACGCTGGTGGTGTTTGGCGTCTTCGGGCCGGTCGCCTGGGCCGTCGTCGCCGTCGCCGCGCCGGCCAGCCTCGTCGGCGGCTTCCTCGGCGCCCGGATCGCCAGCCGCATCCCGGTGGCTCCCCTGCGGGTGCTCATCGTGACCTTCGGCGTGGCCGTCTCGATCTACCTGTTCGCCCGGGTCTGA
- a CDS encoding bifunctional RNase H/acid phosphatase yields the protein MSRRFIVEADGGSRGNPGPAGYGALVRDAQTGRVLAERAASVGRATNNVAEYGGLVAGLQAALDIDASAQVEVRMDSKLVVEQMSGRWKIKHPDMQQLALQAQQIARKLGSVRYTWVPRAQNGAADALANSAMDGRPVHRDAAAEPSAAEDDVQPVPEPAPVVTTVTHLLRHGQTEHTPERRFSGRNELPLSRTGRAEAEAAGERAAHLGIEVVVASPLARTRETAEIVAARLGLPVEFDDDLRELDFGDLEGLTLDEARARHPLAVRRFMSDVTVAAPGGESITDVSVRLAGARRRILTRHAGRTVLVVSHVTPIKLLLAAGLGVGDDVVHRVFLEAASLCTVAWTSEGGASVRLVNDTAHLR from the coding sequence GTGAGCCGTCGGTTCATCGTCGAGGCCGACGGCGGGTCGCGGGGCAACCCCGGGCCGGCCGGCTACGGCGCGCTGGTGCGGGATGCGCAGACCGGGCGGGTGCTGGCCGAGCGCGCCGCGTCGGTCGGGCGGGCCACCAACAACGTCGCCGAGTACGGCGGGCTGGTCGCCGGGCTGCAGGCGGCGCTCGACATCGACGCCTCCGCCCAGGTCGAGGTGCGGATGGACTCCAAGCTCGTCGTCGAGCAGATGTCGGGCCGCTGGAAGATCAAGCACCCCGACATGCAGCAGCTCGCGCTGCAGGCCCAGCAGATCGCCCGGAAGCTGGGCAGCGTCCGGTACACGTGGGTGCCGCGGGCGCAGAACGGTGCGGCCGACGCGCTGGCCAACAGCGCGATGGACGGCCGGCCGGTGCACCGCGACGCCGCCGCCGAACCCTCGGCCGCCGAGGACGACGTCCAGCCGGTGCCCGAGCCCGCTCCCGTCGTCACCACCGTCACGCACCTGCTGCGCCACGGGCAGACCGAGCACACGCCCGAGCGCCGGTTCAGCGGGCGCAACGAGCTGCCGCTGTCCCGCACCGGCCGGGCCGAGGCCGAGGCGGCGGGGGAGCGTGCCGCGCACCTGGGCATCGAGGTCGTCGTCGCCTCGCCGCTGGCCCGCACGCGGGAGACCGCCGAGATCGTGGCCGCCCGGCTCGGACTGCCCGTCGAGTTCGACGACGACCTCCGGGAGCTGGATTTCGGCGACCTGGAGGGGCTCACCCTCGACGAGGCCCGCGCCCGGCACCCGCTGGCCGTGCGCCGCTTCATGTCCGACGTGACGGTGGCCGCGCCGGGGGGTGAGTCGATCACCGACGTGAGCGTCCGGCTGGCCGGTGCCCGCCGGCGCATCCTCACCCGGCACGCAGGGAGGACCGTGCTGGTGGTCAGCCACGTCACGCCGATCAAGCTGTTGCTCGCGGCCGGGCTCGGGGTCGGCGACGACGTCGTCCACCGGGTGTTCCTCGAGGCGGCGTCGCTGTGCACGGTCGCCTGGACGTCCGAGGGCGGGGCCTCGGTGCGGCTGGTGAACGACACCGCGCACCTGCGCTGA
- a CDS encoding C4-type zinc ribbon domain-containing protein, producing the protein MKADHFEQQKLLELAAEDVALTQLAHRRRTLPEAVAVESAAQAERALADDAVRAETAARDLQREVKRLEADVETVRARAAKDQKLLDSGSVAAKQMTDLQHELQSLARRQSDLEDQELELMESLETAEAALREARAGVEEARAALERAEQLREDALADIADSTARHEAARAAVAGGISAPLLGLYDRIRAQTGTTGAAMLKARQCQGCRIELNGRDLAAVRNADPHEVVRCENCGRILVRTAESGL; encoded by the coding sequence GTGAAGGCCGACCATTTCGAGCAGCAGAAGCTCCTGGAGCTGGCGGCGGAGGACGTCGCCCTCACCCAGCTCGCGCACCGCAGGCGGACGCTTCCGGAGGCCGTCGCCGTGGAGTCCGCCGCCCAGGCGGAACGGGCGCTGGCCGATGACGCGGTCCGGGCCGAGACCGCAGCGCGGGACCTGCAGCGCGAGGTGAAGCGGCTCGAGGCGGACGTGGAGACCGTCCGGGCCCGCGCGGCCAAGGACCAGAAGCTGCTCGACTCGGGCAGCGTCGCGGCGAAGCAGATGACCGATCTGCAACACGAGCTGCAGTCACTGGCGCGCCGTCAGTCGGACCTGGAGGACCAGGAGCTCGAGCTGATGGAGAGCCTGGAGACCGCTGAGGCCGCCCTCCGGGAGGCGCGGGCGGGTGTGGAGGAGGCGCGCGCCGCGCTCGAGCGGGCCGAGCAGCTGCGCGAGGACGCGCTGGCCGACATCGCCGACAGCACGGCGCGGCACGAGGCCGCACGGGCGGCCGTCGCCGGGGGCATCTCGGCGCCGCTGCTGGGCCTCTACGACCGGATCCGCGCGCAGACCGGCACCACCGGTGCGGCGATGCTCAAGGCCCGGCAGTGCCAGGGGTGCCGGATCGAGCTGAACGGCCGGGACCTCGCCGCGGTGCGCAACGCCGACCCGCACGAGGTCGTCCGGTGCGAGAACTGCGGCCGGATCCTGGTGCGCACCGCCGAGTCCGGACTGTGA
- a CDS encoding carbon starvation protein A encodes MDLGVAVPAFVVAAVVGVLFFLGYRYYSSYLARKVYALDPAFVTPAHQFNDGNDFVPTNKHVLFGHHFTSVAGAAPIVGPAIAVFWGWGPALTWIVLGTIFAAGVHDLGALAVSVRHKAKSIGTLAGEVINGRARKLFLAIIFFLLTLVNAVFAVVIGNLFVANPGAVIPIVGEIPLAIAIGVYIYRTRSSALLPSIVGVVVLYALILVGNAFPISLDGLAEALGVEQTRNVWVVLLFAYTWIASRIPVWVLLQPRDYINSHQLFIALGVIALGVIVGMNTIQAPVVNDVPEGSPSFFPFLFITIACGAISGFHSLVSSGTTSKQLDKESDARYVGYMGAVGEGSLATGAVLAATAGVAASQADWQALYPDFATASSGATGNFVRGVAEFANNIAIPLDLATIFAAVVVISFAATTMDTGVRLQRYVVQEIGELVKVRALSRNLTVATTIAVVIPLAMALLPGGGEAGYTFGVLWQLFGTTNQLTAGLALSVIAVWITRRGRNPIAALVPLVFLLAMTTWALLVNLRNFVRDDQWVLAPLDAVIFVLAVWLIVEAALALRAAHRERPSLVDADGTGAGRESVVARANPDEPTSDRPIGGPDRDGDR; translated from the coding sequence ATGGACCTGGGGGTCGCCGTGCCCGCGTTCGTCGTGGCCGCAGTGGTCGGGGTGCTGTTCTTCCTCGGCTACCGGTACTACTCCAGCTACCTGGCCCGGAAGGTGTACGCTCTCGACCCGGCCTTCGTCACGCCGGCGCACCAGTTCAACGACGGCAACGACTTCGTGCCGACGAACAAGCACGTCCTCTTCGGCCACCACTTCACCTCGGTGGCCGGGGCCGCGCCGATCGTCGGCCCGGCGATCGCGGTCTTCTGGGGCTGGGGACCGGCGCTGACCTGGATCGTCCTCGGCACGATCTTCGCCGCCGGGGTGCACGACCTGGGCGCGCTGGCGGTGTCGGTCCGGCACAAGGCGAAGAGCATCGGCACGCTGGCCGGCGAGGTCATCAACGGCCGGGCCCGCAAGCTCTTCCTGGCCATCATCTTCTTCCTGCTGACCCTGGTGAACGCGGTGTTCGCGGTGGTCATCGGAAACCTGTTCGTCGCCAACCCGGGCGCGGTCATCCCGATCGTGGGCGAGATCCCGCTGGCCATCGCCATCGGCGTCTACATCTACCGCACCCGCTCGTCGGCCCTGCTGCCCTCGATCGTGGGCGTGGTGGTGCTCTACGCGCTGATCCTGGTCGGCAACGCCTTTCCGATCTCGCTCGACGGGCTGGCCGAGGCGCTCGGCGTCGAGCAGACCCGCAACGTCTGGGTCGTCCTGCTCTTCGCCTACACCTGGATCGCCTCGCGCATCCCGGTGTGGGTCCTGCTGCAACCGCGCGACTACATCAACAGCCACCAGCTGTTCATCGCGCTCGGGGTCATCGCCCTGGGCGTCATCGTCGGCATGAACACCATCCAGGCGCCGGTGGTCAACGACGTCCCTGAGGGGTCACCGAGCTTCTTCCCGTTCCTGTTCATCACCATCGCCTGCGGGGCGATCTCCGGCTTCCACTCGCTGGTCTCCTCCGGGACCACCTCCAAGCAGCTGGACAAGGAGTCCGACGCCCGCTACGTCGGGTACATGGGCGCCGTCGGGGAGGGCTCCCTGGCCACCGGCGCCGTCCTCGCCGCCACGGCGGGGGTCGCGGCGTCCCAGGCCGACTGGCAGGCGCTCTACCCCGACTTCGCCACGGCGTCGAGCGGCGCCACCGGCAACTTCGTCCGGGGGGTGGCCGAGTTCGCCAACAACATCGCCATCCCGCTGGACCTCGCGACCATCTTCGCCGCGGTGGTCGTCATCAGCTTCGCCGCCACCACGATGGACACCGGCGTGCGGCTGCAGCGCTACGTCGTCCAGGAGATCGGCGAGCTGGTCAAGGTGCGAGCGCTCTCCCGGAACCTCACGGTGGCGACCACCATCGCCGTCGTGATCCCGCTGGCCATGGCGCTCCTGCCCGGCGGCGGGGAAGCGGGGTACACGTTCGGCGTCCTGTGGCAGCTGTTCGGGACCACCAACCAGCTCACCGCAGGGCTCGCGCTGTCGGTCATCGCGGTGTGGATCACCCGGCGGGGCCGGAACCCGATCGCCGCCCTCGTGCCGCTGGTGTTCCTGCTGGCCATGACCACGTGGGCGCTGCTGGTCAACCTGCGCAACTTCGTCCGGGACGACCAGTGGGTCCTGGCGCCGCTGGACGCGGTCATCTTCGTCCTGGCGGTCTGGCTGATCGTCGAGGCCGCCCTGGCCCTCCGCGCGGCGCACCGGGAGCGGCCGTCGCTCGTGGACGCCGACGGCACCGGTGCCGGGCGGGAGTCCGTCGTGGCCCGGGCGAACCCGGACGAGCCGACGTCGGACCGCCCGATCGGAGGCCCCGACCGGGACGGCGACCGGTGA
- a CDS encoding FUSC family protein encodes MADGRRRERALRPPAWLEELVRTTPPPVPWRDVARFAVAVPAPLAASLTVGGGLDSAAALGAGVFGTMGALAASLAPQPGPLRDRLRRIGAATLFGTLGLLAGQYATGGGWEPVVVIALLSAVAALISAVNAALSLGSLQLLIYTALASGLVTPLPAVAEVGFFFCGAAWATLMTLVQARTEQLDPDRAAVATVFTRIGELLAAIGSDTAPDARRSLTTALNTAYDRVIRSRSRSAGRTRQLSELAGVLNAAAPLVEGAVAAARAGVPADPQDVTAVHALAAAITGSGELTDQRPAPLEEGHPAVRAVRHGVRLVWNVVGDPEERASAAATRPESSLRARARDLADRTVASADTRAFAVRLSLCMTVAEIARQYVPIERPYWVLLTVAIILKPDFGSVFTRAVQRGAGTLLGVLLGSALLAVLPRNGWVLVALACSAAVLPWARNANFGLFSVFQTPLIILLLDLALPGGPGLVGARLLDTLIGCAIVLVFGYLLWPQTWRAPLDEALRDAALALDAFVDAAFTGSPAERRRARRRNYRALTELQTQLQRRLAEPPPISTRAAAWWPVIVQLERTSDAVTEAVIATRGGEPAPDLAQVAVLRRAIRSLEDDVRAPRAPDDAELHAEGVLAPVAREVDVARRLVRDAAPGRRTSH; translated from the coding sequence GTGGCGGACGGGCGGCGTCGGGAACGGGCGCTGCGGCCACCGGCATGGCTGGAGGAGCTGGTCCGCACCACGCCCCCGCCGGTCCCGTGGCGCGACGTCGCCAGGTTCGCCGTCGCCGTCCCCGCTCCGCTGGCCGCGTCCCTCACGGTCGGCGGCGGGCTGGACTCCGCCGCGGCCCTGGGCGCCGGCGTCTTCGGCACCATGGGGGCGCTCGCCGCGAGCCTGGCGCCGCAACCGGGGCCGCTGCGGGACCGGCTCCGGCGGATCGGCGCGGCGACGCTGTTCGGCACCCTGGGCCTGCTGGCCGGCCAGTACGCCACCGGCGGCGGGTGGGAGCCGGTGGTGGTCATCGCCCTGCTGTCGGCGGTCGCCGCGCTCATCAGCGCGGTCAACGCCGCGCTCTCGCTGGGCTCGCTCCAGCTGCTGATCTACACGGCGCTGGCCTCCGGTCTGGTCACCCCGCTGCCGGCGGTGGCCGAGGTCGGCTTCTTCTTCTGCGGCGCGGCCTGGGCGACGCTGATGACCCTCGTCCAGGCCCGCACCGAGCAGCTCGACCCCGACCGGGCCGCCGTCGCCACGGTCTTCACGCGGATCGGCGAGCTGCTCGCGGCGATCGGCAGCGACACCGCGCCCGACGCCCGCCGGAGCCTCACCACCGCGCTCAACACCGCCTACGACCGCGTCATCCGCAGCCGCAGCCGCTCCGCCGGCCGCACCCGCCAGCTGTCCGAGCTGGCCGGCGTCCTGAACGCCGCGGCACCGCTGGTGGAGGGGGCGGTCGCCGCCGCGCGGGCGGGCGTGCCGGCCGACCCGCAGGACGTGACCGCGGTGCACGCACTGGCGGCGGCGATCACCGGGAGCGGTGAACTGACCGACCAGCGGCCCGCCCCGCTCGAGGAGGGGCACCCCGCCGTGCGGGCGGTGCGGCACGGCGTCCGGCTGGTGTGGAACGTCGTCGGCGATCCCGAGGAGCGGGCCAGCGCTGCGGCGACCCGGCCGGAGTCCAGCCTCCGGGCCCGGGCGCGGGACCTGGCCGACCGGACCGTGGCCAGCGCAGACACCCGCGCCTTCGCCGTCCGCCTGTCGCTGTGCATGACCGTCGCCGAGATCGCCCGCCAGTACGTGCCGATCGAGCGTCCCTACTGGGTGCTGCTCACCGTCGCGATCATCCTCAAGCCCGACTTCGGGTCGGTGTTCACCCGCGCCGTGCAGCGCGGCGCCGGCACGCTGCTGGGCGTCCTGCTCGGGTCGGCGCTCCTGGCGGTCCTCCCCCGCAACGGCTGGGTGCTCGTCGCGCTCGCCTGCTCCGCGGCCGTCCTGCCGTGGGCCCGCAACGCGAACTTCGGGCTGTTCTCCGTCTTCCAGACGCCGCTGATCATCCTGTTGCTGGACCTCGCCCTCCCCGGCGGCCCGGGGCTGGTCGGCGCGCGGCTGCTGGACACGCTGATCGGCTGCGCCATCGTGCTGGTCTTCGGCTACCTGCTGTGGCCGCAGACCTGGCGGGCCCCCCTGGACGAGGCCCTGCGGGACGCCGCCCTCGCCCTGGACGCCTTCGTCGACGCCGCCTTCACCGGCAGCCCGGCCGAGCGCCGGCGTGCCCGCCGGCGCAACTACCGCGCGCTCACCGAGCTGCAGACCCAGCTGCAGCGGCGGCTCGCCGAGCCACCACCGATCAGCACGCGGGCAGCCGCCTGGTGGCCGGTCATCGTGCAGCTGGAGCGCACCTCCGACGCGGTCACCGAGGCGGTCATCGCCACCCGCGGCGGCGAGCCGGCCCCGGACCTCGCCCAGGTGGCGGTGCTGCGCCGGGCCATCCGCTCGCTCGAGGACGACGTCCGGGCACCCCGGGCACCGGACGACGCCGAGCTGCACGCCGAGGGCGTGCTGGCCCCGGTCGCGCGCGAGGTGGACGTGGCCCGCCGGCTGGTGCGGGACGCCGCGCCGGGCCGGCGCACCTCGCACTGA